One genomic window of Candidatus Pseudobacter hemicellulosilyticus includes the following:
- a CDS encoding heavy metal-associated domain-containing protein: MTHQYLVKGISCAGCIDNVTKALLNVPGVLSATVQKEAPQATVTMEQPIDTSILQEAVKQYGKYELSEN; encoded by the coding sequence ATGACACATCAATATCTTGTCAAAGGCATCAGCTGCGCAGGTTGTATCGATAATGTAACAAAGGCTTTACTCAATGTGCCCGGCGTACTCAGCGCTACTGTACAGAAAGAAGCGCCTCAGGCCACCGTGACTATGGAACAGCCTATTGATACCAGCATCTTGCAGGAAGCAGTTAAACAATACGGAAAATACGAGTTGAGCGAAAACTAA
- a CDS encoding TonB-dependent receptor has protein sequence MFLCLPAHAEGPRNAYSATDTSIAIRGTIRDKQTAEPLAGAVIAYGSRKALADRNGRFTITLTAATDSLIFSMTGYKGDTLAPAQLTTNLSILLQPTAGLLQDVVVTGTMKAVLKTASPVPVEVYTPQFFRKNPTPTIFDALQLVNGVRPQLNCNICNTGDIHINGLEGPYTMVLIDGMPIVSSLGSVYGLSGIPNSLVERIEVVKGPASSLYGSEAIGGLINVITKNPLKAPQLALDLSTTTWNEVNADVAVKFRPFEKTTSLLGVNYFNFSNRVDKNNDNFTDVTLQHRIAFFNKYSWERKDNRQANFAARYVYEDRWGGDMRWTKEFRGGDSLYGESIYTSRLELIGNYQLPVHEKILFSWSYNNHVQRSAYGDMLFNARQQVGFGQLTWDKTLGRHDLLAGAVLRHTWYDDNTTATLDTLTQANAPSRATLPGVLLQDEFSLTGSSKLLAGIRWDHHPVHGHIFTPRIAWKLSVNSNDVLRLNAGTGFRVVNIFTEDHAALTGARDVEILSELKPERSYNVNLNYVKKIYTRAAWVNLDASTWYTHFTNRIIPDYMTDPNKIIYDNLAGYSLSYGASLNTEFGFTNGLRGHVGFTFQQVSLVDRDGQGKRREQRQLLTEKWSGNWSLSYALPWGGFSVDYTGNIYGPMLLPLLSDRDPRPGQSPIWSIQNIQVTKKLGSGVELYGGIKNLLNWTPAKNVPFLIARANDPFDKDAASDPYGLTFDPNYVYAPNQGMRGFAGIRWTLAP, from the coding sequence TTGTTCCTCTGCCTCCCTGCTCATGCGGAAGGCCCACGCAATGCATATAGCGCTACAGATACCAGTATCGCCATTCGGGGTACTATCCGCGATAAACAGACGGCAGAACCACTGGCCGGGGCAGTCATAGCTTATGGTAGCAGGAAAGCGCTGGCCGACAGGAACGGCCGCTTTACCATAACCCTGACTGCTGCTACTGATTCACTCATTTTCAGCATGACCGGTTATAAAGGGGACACCCTTGCGCCCGCACAGCTTACTACTAACCTCAGCATACTGCTGCAACCGACCGCCGGCCTGCTCCAGGATGTGGTGGTTACCGGCACTATGAAAGCGGTCCTGAAAACCGCCAGCCCGGTACCTGTGGAAGTATATACCCCGCAGTTCTTTCGCAAAAATCCAACGCCTACCATCTTCGATGCCCTGCAGCTGGTAAACGGGGTTCGTCCCCAGCTGAATTGTAACATCTGCAATACAGGCGATATCCATATCAATGGACTGGAAGGCCCCTATACCATGGTATTGATAGACGGTATGCCCATTGTCAGCAGCCTTGGATCGGTATATGGTCTGTCCGGCATTCCCAATTCCCTGGTGGAGCGGATAGAAGTGGTGAAAGGCCCGGCTTCCTCCCTCTATGGTTCTGAGGCCATCGGCGGGCTGATCAATGTGATCACCAAAAATCCACTCAAAGCGCCCCAGCTGGCATTGGACCTGTCCACCACTACCTGGAACGAGGTCAATGCCGATGTGGCTGTTAAATTCAGGCCTTTTGAAAAGACCACCAGCCTGCTGGGGGTGAATTATTTCAACTTCTCCAACCGGGTGGATAAGAACAACGATAATTTTACCGATGTCACCCTGCAGCACCGCATTGCGTTCTTTAATAAATACAGTTGGGAGCGAAAGGACAACAGGCAGGCTAATTTTGCAGCCCGCTATGTGTATGAGGACCGCTGGGGCGGGGATATGCGCTGGACAAAGGAATTCCGCGGCGGCGATAGTCTTTATGGGGAAAGTATCTATACCTCGCGCCTGGAGCTGATAGGTAACTATCAGTTACCTGTACACGAAAAGATATTGTTTTCCTGGTCGTACAACAACCATGTGCAAAGATCAGCCTATGGCGATATGCTCTTCAATGCCCGGCAGCAGGTTGGTTTTGGCCAGCTGACCTGGGACAAGACACTTGGCCGGCATGATCTGCTGGCCGGCGCCGTGTTGCGCCATACCTGGTATGACGACAATACCACGGCCACCCTGGATACCTTAACCCAGGCCAACGCTCCTTCCCGCGCAACTTTGCCGGGTGTGCTGCTGCAGGATGAGTTCAGTCTGACCGGCTCCAGCAAACTGCTGGCCGGTATCCGCTGGGATCATCACCCGGTACATGGGCATATTTTTACGCCACGTATTGCCTGGAAGCTGTCGGTCAACAGCAATGATGTGCTGCGCCTCAATGCCGGTACGGGTTTCCGCGTGGTGAATATTTTCACGGAAGACCATGCCGCCCTCACCGGCGCCAGGGATGTGGAGATACTGTCTGAGCTGAAGCCTGAGCGCAGTTATAATGTGAACCTCAACTACGTGAAAAAGATCTATACCCGGGCTGCCTGGGTCAACCTGGATGCCAGTACCTGGTATACGCATTTTACCAACCGCATCATACCGGATTATATGACTGATCCCAACAAGATCATCTATGATAACCTGGCTGGCTATTCGCTGTCCTATGGCGCCAGTCTGAATACCGAGTTTGGTTTTACCAATGGCCTGCGGGGGCATGTAGGCTTCACCTTTCAGCAGGTGAGCCTGGTAGACCGGGATGGGCAGGGCAAGCGCCGGGAGCAGCGGCAGCTGCTAACTGAAAAATGGAGCGGTAACTGGTCCCTGTCGTACGCACTGCCATGGGGAGGCTTCTCGGTGGATTATACCGGTAATATCTATGGCCCAATGTTGCTGCCGCTGCTGTCCGACCGGGATCCCAGGCCGGGTCAGTCGCCGATATGGAGTATCCAGAATATCCAGGTCACCAAAAAGCTCGGCAGCGGCGTGGAACTCTATGGCGGCATCAAGAATCTGCTCAACTGGACGCCGGCTAAGAACGTGCCTTTCCTGATTGCCAGGGCGAATGATCCGTTTGATAAAGACGCAGCATCGGATCCATACGGCCTTACGTTTGATCCCAACTATGTGTATGCACCCAACCAGGGCATGCGCGGCTTTGCAGGCATCCGCTGGACCCTTGCACCGTAA